In Intestinibacillus sp. Marseille-P6563, a single genomic region encodes these proteins:
- a CDS encoding iron-containing alcohol dehydrogenase, whose amino-acid sequence MLNFQFCFPTQVIFGAGEFAKLGDEVAKYGHRALLVEQPGPLEKNGLFARGVHLMEQAGISVLELSGVESNPRLTKIEEGIQLVHDHAVEVIVAIGGGSTIDTAKAIALGAADPARGDVWDFFAGVRPVEQTLPVVAVSTISATGAETSCHCVVTNNRVSDHTAWKKWAVHNTILCPKTAIIDPELLVSVPARLTAAGMADTISHIIEGYFDGVDGNPISDAIGEGIVRTVLESEGVLEHPEDVNLRAQIAWASTLAMGGIQDCGRLNAGWPAHWIQHAIGALTDSSHGEGLAVINPAWLDFINEENPAKFVQFTERIFGLERPQGMPDVEYGQLGLDALRERFRAWGLPTCLQELGVTRDMFPAITDSILTNNESFQFTRDQIERVLERCYEA is encoded by the coding sequence ATGCTCAATTTTCAATTTTGTTTCCCGACTCAGGTGATCTTTGGCGCCGGTGAATTTGCAAAGCTGGGCGATGAGGTCGCGAAATATGGACACCGTGCTCTTTTGGTTGAGCAGCCGGGTCCTTTGGAGAAAAACGGACTGTTTGCACGCGGCGTGCATTTGATGGAACAGGCAGGGATTTCTGTGCTGGAGCTGTCGGGTGTCGAAAGCAACCCGCGCTTGACCAAGATCGAAGAAGGTATCCAGTTGGTGCATGACCATGCGGTGGAAGTCATTGTCGCGATTGGTGGCGGTAGTACCATTGATACTGCCAAGGCCATTGCCCTTGGTGCAGCCGACCCGGCAAGGGGTGATGTTTGGGACTTTTTTGCCGGCGTACGGCCGGTGGAGCAAACACTGCCGGTGGTCGCGGTTTCCACCATTTCTGCAACCGGGGCCGAAACCAGCTGCCATTGTGTGGTGACCAACAACCGAGTGTCCGATCACACTGCCTGGAAAAAATGGGCGGTACACAATACGATCTTATGCCCCAAAACAGCGATCATCGATCCGGAACTGTTGGTATCTGTCCCAGCGCGGCTGACGGCAGCCGGCATGGCAGATACCATCTCCCACATCATTGAAGGTTATTTTGACGGTGTAGACGGCAATCCGATCTCGGATGCGATTGGCGAAGGTATTGTGCGGACGGTTTTGGAAAGCGAAGGCGTGCTGGAGCATCCGGAAGATGTGAATTTACGGGCACAGATCGCTTGGGCTTCCACGCTGGCGATGGGCGGCATTCAGGACTGTGGTCGCTTGAACGCCGGATGGCCAGCCCATTGGATTCAGCATGCCATTGGCGCGCTGACCGATTCTTCCCATGGAGAAGGCCTGGCAGTTATTAACCCGGCGTGGCTGGACTTTATCAATGAAGAAAACCCTGCAAAGTTTGTTCAGTTTACCGAGCGTATTTTCGGCTTGGAGCGTCCGCAGGGCATGCCCGATGTGGAATATGGTCAACTGGGACTGGATGCGCTGCGCGAACGGTTCCGTGCTTGGGGACTGCCGACCTGTTTGCAGGAACTGGGCGTCACGCGGGACATGTTCCCGGCTATCAC
- a CDS encoding class II aldolase/adducin family protein, whose product MKYQEIREKVLAAAQQANAMGLIHGTCGNISMRDATDDVVAITPSNMPYDSLKPEDITVIDLHGNIVDGAYIPSSETPMHTAVYRARPDIRAIVHTHSLYATVMSMRLADLDRATVPSNMYYPIHTAPFAMPGSQELADAAVHALGEQGDVTLLQNHGLLATGSDMEAAMNCAVYVEEDAQVGYYAALLGVPASRYIPEEAALKIRATALSGRAV is encoded by the coding sequence ATGAAATACCAAGAGATCCGAGAAAAAGTTCTGGCGGCAGCACAGCAGGCCAATGCAATGGGACTCATCCATGGCACTTGTGGCAATATCTCGATGCGTGACGCCACCGACGATGTCGTTGCGATCACCCCAAGCAATATGCCCTATGATTCATTGAAGCCAGAAGATATCACGGTGATTGACCTGCACGGTAACATCGTGGATGGCGCTTATATTCCGTCGTCCGAAACCCCAATGCATACCGCGGTTTATCGCGCACGACCGGATATCCGAGCAATCGTACATACCCATTCGCTGTATGCGACGGTAATGTCTATGCGGCTGGCTGACTTGGATCGGGCGACGGTGCCGTCGAATATGTATTACCCCATCCATACGGCGCCGTTTGCGATGCCGGGCTCGCAGGAACTGGCCGATGCCGCCGTCCACGCATTGGGTGAGCAAGGGGATGTTACCCTGCTGCAAAACCATGGCTTGCTGGCTACGGGATCGGATATGGAAGCGGCTATGAACTGTGCGGTCTATGTGGAAGAGGATGCACAGGTCGGGTATTATGCGGCGTTGCTGGGCGTTCCGGCCAGCCGGTATATCCCGGAAGAGGCTGCCCTGAAAATCCGTGCTACGGCGCTGTCCGGCCGCGCGGTATAA
- a CDS encoding 2-hydroxyacid dehydrogenase, giving the protein MLDTLIQNKENVLVIGDVFVSCETMADAVRQSAIPVGQMHTVFWGEHSVESFSQKQVNIEKNGPDAEPYPAEIDACIQDVHVLMTHFAPIPGHLIEKAKNLRCILTCRGGLEHIDVQAASARNIPVINVIRNAEPVADFTLGLILALTRNIATAHTKLIAGEWSKSYPNYEYTTTLSNLTIGLAGLGNVGLEIAKRLKALGVKTLGFDEYVTQERLEKNGLGDLVRVDRLEDLFKTADVISLHLRLTEETRGMIDRRYFSLMKPSSYFINTSRGGLVKQADLIETLRAHRIAGAALDVFEKEPVTRETGFVGLDNIIVTPHIAGDTVSAVPKSPYLLMREFDSMCRTDNPERMVNFKNIRLS; this is encoded by the coding sequence ATGTTGGATACACTTATCCAGAATAAGGAGAACGTTCTGGTGATTGGCGATGTGTTTGTATCGTGCGAAACCATGGCGGATGCTGTCCGGCAGTCAGCCATTCCGGTGGGACAAATGCACACGGTTTTTTGGGGCGAGCATTCGGTGGAGTCCTTCTCGCAAAAGCAGGTCAATATCGAAAAAAATGGACCGGATGCCGAGCCGTATCCGGCTGAGATCGATGCCTGCATTCAAGATGTCCATGTGTTGATGACCCATTTTGCTCCCATTCCAGGGCACCTGATTGAAAAAGCCAAAAATCTGCGCTGTATCCTGACCTGCCGCGGCGGATTGGAACACATCGATGTGCAGGCCGCCAGTGCGCGCAATATTCCAGTAATCAACGTCATCCGCAACGCCGAACCGGTGGCTGATTTTACCTTGGGCCTGATCCTGGCGCTCACGCGCAACATTGCTACCGCCCATACCAAATTGATCGCAGGGGAATGGTCCAAGTCTTATCCTAATTATGAGTATACGACCACGCTCAGCAATCTGACGATTGGTCTGGCTGGACTGGGGAATGTAGGATTGGAAATTGCCAAGCGGCTGAAAGCCCTTGGGGTCAAGACCTTGGGATTTGATGAGTATGTAACGCAGGAGCGGCTGGAGAAGAACGGATTGGGCGATCTGGTACGGGTAGACCGGCTAGAGGACTTGTTTAAAACAGCCGATGTTATCAGTTTGCACCTGCGCCTGACCGAAGAAACACGGGGGATGATCGACCGGCGGTATTTCAGCCTGATGAAGCCAAGCAGTTATTTTATCAATACCTCGCGCGGCGGACTCGTCAAGCAGGCCGACCTGATCGAAACGCTGCGCGCGCACCGGATTGCCGGGGCAGCGCTGGATGTGTTCGAAAAAGAGCCAGTAACACGGGAGACCGGATTTGTCGGGCTGGATAATATCATCGTTACTCCGCACATTGCCGGGGACACGGTCAGCGCTGTGCCCAAATCCCCGTATCTGCTCATGCGCGAATTTGACAGCATGTGCCGGACCGACAATCCGGAACGAATGGTCAATTTTAAAAACATCCGGCTCAGCTGA
- a CDS encoding PTS galactitol transporter subunit IIC — translation MLDAMQNIFNAFGAIVFVPIILFIVAKFMGVPSKKAIDCAILSAIGLEGFTLIINSYSGIISPIIEQMVETTGVSLEIVDIGWQATSVVAYSTTIGVIFFAIAIVLQLVLYFCKFTNVFMVSDLWNNYGFMVWGSMLYLLTHNIFLAFLLMIVQNLYCLLFSEVLAKRFSTYYGYPNCCMSVPMHMDAVPFAIVMNFLLNKLGFHKIKASPKALADKAGMLADPKVIGMILGAIIAIISYSGSLGELGSWGAIATCAIATSAIMTIFPKVAGIFASAFTPLSSAYAKKAAASGKGRTWYIAINDAVAYGETATLTTGIILMPILLVIAFILPGNKFLPLVDLCAIPYMIEVFICVTNGNIVKSTICGTIWYTIGLLCITAVSPYFTQVAASVGVEMAIAGTLVASFGVMGRPLNCLSFLAFLSGNPVIIGGVIVLYVILYVAFKCKGQVLVDYMENCNEIPQTGRA, via the coding sequence ATGTTAGATGCAATGCAAAATATATTCAATGCGTTTGGTGCGATTGTATTTGTGCCAATCATCCTGTTCATTGTGGCAAAATTCATGGGCGTGCCCAGCAAAAAAGCAATCGACTGTGCGATTCTTTCGGCCATCGGCCTGGAAGGGTTTACGCTGATTATCAATTCGTACTCCGGAATCATTAGCCCCATCATTGAACAAATGGTAGAAACCACGGGCGTCAGCCTGGAAATCGTGGACATCGGCTGGCAGGCTACCTCGGTGGTGGCGTATTCAACGACCATTGGCGTCATTTTCTTTGCCATTGCAATTGTCTTGCAGCTTGTCCTGTATTTCTGTAAGTTTACCAATGTCTTTATGGTCAGTGATTTATGGAACAACTATGGCTTTATGGTTTGGGGCTCCATGTTGTATCTGCTGACCCATAACATCTTCCTGGCGTTCCTTCTGATGATTGTTCAGAACCTGTATTGTCTGCTGTTTTCCGAAGTGCTCGCCAAACGGTTTTCGACATATTATGGCTATCCCAACTGTTGCATGAGTGTGCCGATGCACATGGACGCGGTCCCGTTTGCGATTGTGATGAATTTCCTGCTCAATAAACTGGGCTTTCATAAGATCAAGGCCAGCCCCAAGGCATTGGCGGATAAAGCCGGTATGCTGGCAGACCCCAAGGTCATTGGCATGATCTTAGGCGCTATTATTGCGATCATCAGCTATTCAGGAAGTTTGGGCGAACTGGGAAGCTGGGGTGCAATTGCGACCTGCGCGATTGCCACGTCGGCGATTATGACCATTTTCCCCAAAGTCGCCGGTATTTTTGCTTCGGCGTTTACACCGTTGTCGTCCGCATATGCCAAAAAAGCCGCCGCAAGTGGCAAGGGACGCACCTGGTATATTGCTATTAACGATGCGGTCGCCTATGGCGAAACGGCAACCCTGACCACCGGCATTATCTTAATGCCGATTCTGCTGGTCATCGCGTTCATTCTGCCCGGCAACAAGTTTTTGCCGCTGGTTGATTTATGCGCAATTCCGTACATGATTGAAGTATTTATTTGCGTCACCAATGGCAACATTGTCAAGAGCACCATTTGCGGCACCATCTGGTATACCATCGGCCTTCTGTGCATTACCGCAGTATCTCCCTATTTTACCCAGGTCGCGGCATCGGTCGGTGTTGAGATGGCCATTGCGGGTACATTGGTGGCAAGCTTTGGTGTTATGGGACGTCCGCTCAACTGCCTGTCGTTCTTGGCGTTCCTCAGCGGCAATCCAGTCATCATTGGTGGTGTCATTGTCCTATATGTCATCCTATATGTGGCCTTTAAATGCAAAGGGCAAGTTCTGGTCGACTACATGGAAAACTGCAACGAAATTCCCCAGACGGGCAGAGCCTGA
- a CDS encoding PTS fructose transporter subunit IIB, translating into MKKVCVLCVCGSGTVTSSMLAAKLKEKLAEKGYDADCIETNPGGVESTMSSHPVDFMACSSPVPGDYGVPKLAATSFLIGLDEEGFMEEVLEVLKDK; encoded by the coding sequence ATGAAAAAGGTATGTGTATTGTGCGTTTGTGGTTCGGGGACCGTCACTTCTTCGATGCTGGCAGCCAAGCTCAAAGAAAAACTGGCTGAAAAGGGCTATGATGCCGATTGCATCGAAACCAATCCGGGCGGCGTAGAATCGACGATGAGTTCGCATCCGGTCGATTTCATGGCATGTTCCAGCCCGGTACCGGGGGATTATGGTGTGCCCAAATTGGCTGCGACCTCTTTCCTGATCGGGCTGGATGAAGAAGGCTTTATGGAAGAGGTTTTGGAAGTGCTCAAGGATAAATAA
- a CDS encoding IS110 family transposase: MNPLFVGIDVSSRNNVAYLMKPDGSKHSSFSIQNNLGGAKLLSEKIVSALRSMQLSDVVIGLEATSIYGDSLVYALREDGSLGRFQRKIHVLNPKQVKKFKEAYPDLPKNDFVDAFVIADHLRFGRIAKEVYMDDYRYQALRTLTRARFDVIQNLTREKQRFANYLFLKCSGIAQDKDIQNTSATTIALMERFETVDDLANADLDELTAFLDEKGRNFADPAAKAKVIRTAARDSYRLPVTVNNSVNQAMAVSIASMRALEKQVKVLDKAIEQQFEIIPNTLTSIPGIGKVYSAGIIAEIGDIHRFSSQASVAKFAGLVWTQHQSGEFEAEHSRMIKSGNRYLRYYLLEAANSVRRCDSEFRRYYDLKYQEVNKYQHKRALALTARKLVRLIFRLLKDNRLYILPEG, encoded by the coding sequence ATGAACCCACTATTCGTTGGCATTGATGTGAGCAGCAGAAACAATGTGGCCTACCTGATGAAACCCGACGGCAGCAAGCACTCCAGCTTTTCCATACAGAACAACCTGGGTGGTGCTAAACTGTTATCAGAGAAGATCGTGTCGGCACTGCGTTCCATGCAGCTCAGCGATGTGGTGATCGGCCTGGAGGCCACCTCCATCTACGGAGACAGCTTGGTTTACGCTCTCCGGGAGGATGGCAGCCTGGGCCGGTTCCAGCGGAAGATCCATGTCCTGAATCCAAAGCAGGTCAAAAAGTTCAAGGAAGCCTATCCCGACCTGCCCAAGAATGACTTTGTGGACGCCTTTGTGATTGCCGACCATCTCCGTTTCGGCAGGATCGCCAAGGAGGTCTATATGGACGACTACCGCTACCAGGCGCTCAGGACCCTTACCAGGGCCAGGTTTGACGTGATCCAAAACCTGACCCGGGAGAAACAGAGATTCGCTAACTACTTATTCCTCAAATGCTCCGGCATAGCCCAGGACAAGGACATCCAGAACACCAGCGCCACCACTATCGCGCTCATGGAGCGGTTTGAAACTGTGGATGATCTGGCAAACGCCGACCTGGACGAACTGACTGCCTTTCTGGATGAGAAGGGCAGAAACTTCGCTGACCCGGCTGCCAAAGCCAAGGTTATTCGAACTGCCGCCAGAGACTCTTACCGCCTGCCTGTTACTGTGAACAATTCTGTAAATCAGGCGATGGCAGTCTCTATTGCCTCTATGCGGGCTCTGGAAAAGCAGGTCAAGGTGTTGGACAAGGCCATTGAACAGCAGTTTGAAATCATTCCCAACACCCTGACCTCTATCCCCGGGATTGGCAAGGTCTACTCCGCCGGGATCATCGCCGAGATCGGCGACATTCACCGTTTCAGCTCTCAAGCCTCGGTTGCCAAGTTCGCCGGCCTTGTCTGGACACAGCACCAGTCCGGTGAATTTGAGGCTGAACACTCCCGGATGATCAAGTCCGGCAACCGCTATCTCCGCTACTACCTGCTGGAAGCCGCCAACTCTGTGAGAAGATGCGATTCCGAGTTCCGGCGCTACTATGACCTCAAGTATCAAGAGGTCAACAAGTATCAGCATAAACGCGCACTCGCTCTCACTGCCAGAAAACTGGTTCGGTTGATCTTTCGGCTGCTGAAGGACAACCGCCTGTATATCCTGCCGGAGGGCTGA
- a CDS encoding PTS sugar transporter subunit IIA, with protein MSIIDRRHVLVGLSASGREDALRKVAGLLRSTDCVKESFTDAVLAREEVYPTGLNLKYNAIAMPHTDPQHVNRPGIALVKLDKPVEFWHMGGSGELVQAEMIFMMAITDPEEQINNLKKVMQVFLDADLVAKFRNARDADELYALGKQYFE; from the coding sequence GTGTCAATTATTGACAGACGACATGTATTGGTAGGGCTTTCGGCTTCCGGAAGGGAAGATGCACTGCGTAAAGTAGCTGGCCTGCTGCGCAGTACGGACTGTGTCAAAGAAAGTTTTACCGATGCGGTCTTGGCACGGGAGGAGGTTTATCCAACGGGACTCAACCTCAAATACAATGCCATTGCCATGCCGCATACCGATCCTCAGCATGTCAACCGACCGGGCATTGCCTTGGTGAAGCTGGACAAGCCGGTGGAGTTTTGGCATATGGGCGGATCAGGTGAACTGGTACAGGCCGAGATGATTTTTATGATGGCCATTACCGACCCAGAAGAGCAGATCAACAATTTAAAAAAAGTGATGCAGGTTTTTTTGGATGCTGATCTGGTCGCGAAATTCCGCAATGCGCGGGATGCGGATGAACTTTATGCCTTGGGCAAACAATATTTCGAATAA
- a CDS encoding BglG family transcription antiterminator yields the protein MEINSRMSSILYLILASNGQIHTDSLLDEIGLSRRALQYDLTKINTCLADHHIPPIQVKNGNCIVQTESIPEIEQLLQTRASYLASSQERMTLEAIFIALDNNQTTLEGLRQELDVSKNTIQSDLRVLKERVTDSGLRLQFSHKDGYYFEGKELAIRNFISDELSTVKNRGVWQMIIQLLNRSVCQVLQCKEWDAYRTVIAAIQRYGDAIAASFVEQFVRHTAVMILAAVIRDHMTGQPIAFDPMERRTLCYTEELEQVKDMLRQLAADQIVLPKDEEFYVAYLLLGMKRFAFEGQSNGDIMEMVDAFLRNLEINLGKPIERKQQLREKIALHMGPMYYRLKLGFHSSNALLEDIKQMYPWGFAIVEQSIEGMEGEIASLITEDEIAFLVMFVESHMAELKIDETRRDACKILIVCGAGVSTSVFVRAQLQDLVGEGYQFELSSASKLQERDLTEYNLIISTIRDTRLPSGTIYVSAILDEKDIADIIDRLCDTPLSITHTTVNEIVEAFAGHVKSKDELKNIKQSLFEYFCKRRD from the coding sequence ATGGAGATAAATAGTCGGATGAGTTCCATTCTATATCTGATATTGGCGTCCAATGGCCAGATTCATACGGATAGCCTGTTGGACGAGATCGGTTTATCCCGCCGGGCACTGCAGTATGACCTTACCAAGATCAATACCTGCTTAGCCGATCATCATATCCCACCGATCCAAGTGAAAAATGGAAATTGCATCGTGCAAACCGAAAGCATCCCCGAAATCGAGCAGCTTTTGCAGACCCGGGCATCCTACTTGGCTTCCAGCCAGGAACGGATGACATTGGAAGCCATTTTCATTGCCCTCGATAACAATCAAACCACATTGGAAGGATTGCGGCAGGAATTGGATGTAAGCAAAAATACCATTCAATCGGATTTGCGTGTACTCAAGGAGCGGGTGACCGACAGCGGATTGCGGCTGCAATTTTCCCATAAGGACGGCTATTATTTTGAAGGCAAGGAACTGGCGATCCGTAATTTTATCTCGGATGAACTCAGTACAGTGAAAAATCGCGGCGTATGGCAGATGATCATTCAGCTGCTCAACCGGTCGGTGTGTCAAGTGCTGCAATGCAAGGAATGGGATGCCTATCGCACGGTGATTGCTGCCATTCAGCGCTATGGGGATGCGATTGCAGCCAGCTTTGTGGAGCAGTTTGTCCGGCATACAGCGGTGATGATCCTGGCAGCCGTTATCCGTGATCATATGACCGGACAGCCAATCGCCTTTGATCCCATGGAACGAAGGACATTGTGCTATACCGAAGAATTGGAACAGGTCAAAGATATGCTGCGGCAACTGGCTGCGGACCAGATTGTCCTACCCAAAGACGAAGAATTCTATGTGGCGTATTTGCTGCTGGGTATGAAACGTTTTGCGTTTGAAGGACAGTCCAATGGCGACATCATGGAAATGGTCGATGCTTTTTTGCGGAATTTGGAGATCAATCTGGGAAAACCCATTGAACGCAAACAGCAATTGCGGGAAAAAATAGCGTTGCACATGGGACCCATGTATTATCGGCTCAAACTGGGGTTTCACAGCAGCAATGCCTTGTTGGAAGATATCAAACAGATGTATCCGTGGGGCTTTGCCATTGTAGAACAGAGCATTGAGGGGATGGAAGGTGAAATTGCCAGCCTGATTACCGAAGATGAAATCGCATTTTTGGTAATGTTTGTCGAAAGCCATATGGCAGAACTGAAGATCGATGAGACCCGCCGGGATGCCTGCAAAATCCTGATCGTTTGCGGCGCCGGAGTCTCCACTTCGGTTTTTGTGCGCGCACAGCTGCAAGACCTGGTGGGTGAGGGATATCAATTTGAATTGAGCTCTGCATCTAAGCTGCAAGAACGAGATTTGACCGAATACAATCTGATCATTTCTACTATACGGGATACTCGTTTGCCGTCGGGAACCATCTATGTATCGGCTATTTTGGATGAAAAAGACATCGCGGATATCATTGACCGGTTATGTGATACGCCCTTGTCCATTACGCATACAACGGTCAATGAAATTGTAGAAGCATTTGCGGGGCATGTGAAGTCCAAGGACGAGCTGAAAAATATTAAGCAGAGCCTATTTGAATACTTTTGCAAAAGGAGGGATTGA
- a CDS encoding HPr family phosphocarrier protein, which produces MVTKRIIIQNKTGIHARPASDLVNLCKQFPCDIKILANGKAHDAKKIMNLLLAGLVKGTELTVQTNGQEEKEALEKVTAFILDLKE; this is translated from the coding sequence GTGGTTACAAAACGAATCATCATACAAAACAAAACCGGGATTCACGCCAGACCGGCGAGCGATCTGGTGAATTTGTGCAAGCAGTTCCCATGCGACATAAAGATCCTGGCAAATGGCAAAGCCCATGACGCTAAAAAAATTATGAACCTTCTTTTGGCCGGTCTAGTGAAGGGTACAGAACTCACCGTTCAGACCAATGGGCAGGAAGAAAAGGAAGCATTGGAAAAAGTCACCGCGTTCATTTTGGATCTGAAAGAATGA
- a CDS encoding transglutaminase domain-containing protein has translation MKRWLCLLLLVGTLSGCSLLMPAETASTPIDAAMKTVDVLADGSDSIRLRGAELDGDELFQAMEAVWPYAFTMGMTVYGDGTTEVKIEVADQARQEQAATLARGMAEQATEGLTDEREKLRALHDALVRHCVYDVETAENESSVDGSSAPFTAYGALIDGKAVCAGYARAFVLLCQAAGLDAIYVADDSMNHGWNAVRVDGETYFIDCTFDDPVPDQGEYVSDDYFMLTTEQLQSTHVWDAEFYERVMDAKWGVST, from the coding sequence ATGAAACGGTGGCTTTGTCTGTTGCTGCTTGTGGGGACCTTGTCCGGATGCAGTTTGCTCATGCCTGCAGAAACCGCATCGACGCCAATCGATGCTGCGATGAAAACGGTGGACGTGTTAGCCGATGGCTCGGACAGCATCCGTCTGCGTGGCGCAGAGCTGGACGGGGATGAATTATTCCAGGCCATGGAGGCCGTATGGCCGTATGCCTTTACGATGGGTATGACGGTCTATGGCGATGGGACGACCGAAGTGAAGATCGAAGTGGCCGACCAGGCACGGCAGGAACAGGCTGCGACCCTGGCGCGTGGGATGGCCGAGCAGGCGACCGAGGGGCTCACCGACGAACGGGAAAAGCTGCGGGCGCTGCACGATGCTCTGGTGCGGCATTGCGTGTATGACGTGGAGACCGCTGAGAATGAGAGCAGCGTGGATGGCTCCAGTGCGCCCTTTACGGCATACGGTGCCCTGATCGATGGCAAGGCGGTCTGTGCGGGCTATGCGCGCGCCTTTGTGCTGCTGTGTCAGGCCGCGGGACTGGACGCCATTTATGTGGCCGACGATAGCATGAACCATGGATGGAATGCAGTGCGTGTGGATGGAGAAACGTACTTCATTGATTGCACCTTTGACGACCCGGTACCCGACCAGGGGGAATATGTTTCCGACGATTATTTTATGCTCACGACCGAGCAACTGCAAAGTACCCATGTTTGGGATGCAGAATTTTATGAACGGGTTATGGACGCAAAATGGGGCGTTTCGACGTAA
- a CDS encoding 16S rRNA (uracil(1498)-N(3))-methyltransferase produces MPRFFIDSPPVDGKAVVTGEDAHHMLKVLRMKAGESLILCDGQGHDYSCTFMQANGDTAECQVQEVLPSQGEPNVRVTLYMGLPKGDKMDFIVQKAVELGAVEIVPFLAERSVSRPDAKTLRKKCERWRKIAREAAMQCGRGCVPVVGEPLTQKQAAEQAATCDAPLFLYEDEREVGIRQALRGKQPRSVALMIGPEGGFAPAEAETAKQAGMQSVSLGPRILRCETAPLAALSVVMYETGNL; encoded by the coding sequence ATGCCAAGGTTTTTTATCGATTCTCCACCGGTGGATGGCAAGGCCGTTGTCACCGGGGAGGACGCACATCATATGCTCAAAGTGCTGCGCATGAAGGCAGGCGAAAGCCTGATTCTGTGCGACGGCCAGGGGCACGATTATTCCTGCACATTTATGCAGGCAAACGGCGACACAGCCGAATGCCAGGTGCAGGAGGTTTTACCATCGCAAGGCGAACCCAATGTGCGGGTGACGCTGTATATGGGCCTGCCCAAAGGCGATAAAATGGATTTTATCGTCCAGAAGGCAGTCGAACTCGGCGCGGTCGAAATCGTACCGTTTTTAGCCGAGCGGAGCGTATCCCGCCCGGATGCAAAGACGCTTCGTAAAAAATGCGAACGGTGGCGCAAGATCGCCCGAGAGGCTGCCATGCAATGCGGCCGGGGCTGTGTGCCGGTTGTGGGGGAACCGCTCACACAGAAGCAGGCTGCCGAACAGGCAGCGACCTGCGATGCGCCGTTGTTTTTATATGAGGATGAACGGGAAGTTGGCATCCGGCAGGCGCTTCGGGGAAAGCAGCCGCGCTCGGTGGCGCTGATGATCGGCCCGGAAGGCGGGTTTGCCCCCGCAGAGGCCGAAACGGCCAAACAGGCCGGGATGCAAAGCGTATCCCTTGGCCCGCGCATCCTGCGGTGCGAAACCGCGCCGCTCGCCGCGCTGAGCGTGGTGATGTATGAGACCGGTAACCTGTAA